Proteins encoded in a region of the Isoalcanivorax pacificus W11-5 genome:
- a CDS encoding DUF2817 domain-containing protein: MINADALQHFQPDYRATTDQFLARARAVGTPVAHPVDDAGPAGEALASYSLWLGPEEAPQVLVLLSGTHGVEGLTGSAVQADLLHELAAGSLTLPPDCACLMVHLLNPWGTAWLRRCDPQGIDLNRNFIDFSQPLPDNSGYLALREALFDHDSRQRQQALASYGDRYGRTALEIAISGGQYSDPAGPFFGGHAPAAANTLIHTLIRAHRLDQRQLAVIDLHTGLGPYGYGEIICDHLPDSDGTRTAQRWYGDAVTLPAAGTSSSVPKEGLLDYAWHRIMDADSCFVTLEFGTYSTDQLFEVILADHRLHRHGLPDWHAAGTRAVKQAMRDHFYPGQRQWQELVLFRSRQVIRLALDGLAGTGHTA; encoded by the coding sequence GTGATCAACGCCGACGCCCTGCAGCATTTCCAGCCCGATTACCGCGCCACCACCGACCAGTTCCTGGCGCGCGCCCGCGCCGTCGGCACACCCGTTGCCCATCCTGTTGACGACGCCGGCCCGGCCGGCGAGGCACTGGCCAGCTACAGTCTTTGGCTCGGGCCGGAGGAAGCGCCCCAGGTGCTGGTGCTGCTGTCCGGCACGCACGGCGTGGAGGGGCTGACCGGCTCCGCCGTCCAGGCCGACCTGCTGCACGAACTCGCCGCCGGCTCCCTGACGCTGCCGCCGGACTGCGCCTGCCTGATGGTGCACCTGCTCAACCCCTGGGGTACCGCCTGGCTGCGTCGCTGCGACCCGCAGGGCATCGACCTGAACCGCAACTTCATCGATTTCAGCCAGCCGCTGCCGGACAACAGCGGTTACCTGGCCCTGCGCGAGGCGCTGTTCGATCACGACAGCCGGCAACGCCAGCAAGCACTGGCCAGCTACGGCGACCGCTATGGCCGCACCGCGCTGGAGATCGCCATCAGCGGCGGCCAGTACAGCGATCCTGCCGGGCCTTTTTTTGGCGGCCATGCCCCCGCAGCCGCCAACACGCTGATCCACACCCTGATCCGCGCGCACCGCCTGGACCAGCGGCAACTGGCCGTGATCGACCTGCACACCGGCCTCGGCCCCTATGGTTATGGCGAAATCATCTGCGACCACCTGCCCGACAGTGACGGCACCCGCACCGCCCAGCGCTGGTATGGCGATGCCGTGACCCTGCCGGCGGCGGGCACCTCATCGTCGGTACCGAAAGAGGGCCTGCTCGATTACGCCTGGCATCGCATCATGGACGCCGACAGCTGTTTCGTGACGCTGGAATTCGGCACCTACAGCACCGACCAGCTGTTCGAAGTGATCCTCGCCGACCACCGCCTGCATCGCCACGGCCTGCCCGACTGGCACGCTGCCGGCACCCGTGCGGTCAAACAGGCCATGCGCGATCACTTCTATCCCGGCCAGCGCCAATGGCAGGAACTGGTGCTGTTCCGCAGCCGCCAGGTCATTCGCCTGGCGCTCGACGGCCTGGCTGGCACAGGACACACCGCATGA